From a single Nicotiana tomentosiformis chromosome 2, ASM39032v3, whole genome shotgun sequence genomic region:
- the LOC138905604 gene encoding uncharacterized protein, giving the protein MVTLGTLRKPGTVKGSCQQWYMDSDCSKYMTGSTNDFLSLKPMQGGNVSFGNGRKGYILGVGRIEKSLSHSIENMYYVNGLNYSLLSVFQICDKGNKVEFVSKICTVTNLVTGEVVLVAKRYKNIYVADFESLQNGDFSCLSVVDDNAELWH; this is encoded by the exons ATGGTAACACTGGGCACTTTAAGGAAACCT GGAACAGTGAAGGGGAGCTGCCaacaatggtacatggatagtgatTGCTCAAAATACATGACTGGAAGTAcaaatgatttcctttcactAAAGCCCATGCAAGGAGGGaatgtatcctttggaaatggcaggaagggatacattctgggagttggaaggattgagaagtctctctctcactctattgAAAATATGTACTATGTGAATGGATTGAATTACAGCTTGCTGAGTGTCTTCCAAATCTGTGACAAGGGAAACAAAGTGGAATTTGTGTCAAAGATATGCACAGTCACGAATCTTGTGACTGGTGAAGTGGTGTTAGTGGCCAAAAGATACAAAAACATCTATGTTGCTGACTTTGAATCTCTGCAAAATGGAGATTTCAGTTGTCTGAGTGTTGTGGATGACAATGCTGAACTATGGCACTGA
- the LOC138905605 gene encoding uncharacterized protein, with the protein MHDFIMAEDSELWDVLCDGPFIPTKTSGDPVVTVPKTRKEFNDVYRKAIEKNFRAKKILVCGIGPDEYNRISACQSAKEIWEALQTSHKGITQVKQSKTDMLTTEYELFKMKDDESIQDMHTRFTSIINELHSMGEIITRNKFVRKILSVLPVPGKAK; encoded by the coding sequence atgcatgaCTTCATCATGGCTGAAGACTCAGAGCTCTGGGACGTCCTCTGCGATGGACCCTTCATCCCTACAAAAACCAGTGGTGACCCAGTAGTAACAGTTCCCAAAACAAGAAAAGAATTCAATGATGTTTATCGCAAGGCCATAGAGAAGAACTTTCgagcaaagaaaattcttgtctGTGGTATTGGTCCTGATGAATACAACAGGATTTCAGCATGCCAATCTGCtaaggagatctgggaagctctccaaacATCTCATAAAGGGATAACCCAAGTTAAACAATCAAAGACTGACATGCTTACCACAGAATACGAGCTTTTCAAGATGAAAGACGATGAGTCCATCCAGGACATGCATACTCGGTTTACCTCCATCATTAATGAGCTTCATTCTATGGGAGAAATCATTACAAGGAACAAATTTGTCAGGAAAATACTCAGTGTTTTACCAGTTCCTGGGAAAGCAAAGTGA